From a single Ascaphus truei isolate aAscTru1 chromosome 2, aAscTru1.hap1, whole genome shotgun sequence genomic region:
- the TBC1D7 gene encoding TBC1 domain family member 7, producing MAEDSQRNFRSIYYEKVGFRGVEEKKSLEILLKDDRLDIEKLCTFSQRFPLPSMYRILVWKVLLGILPLHQETHALVMMSRKEQYYNLHRALKVIRFINESTPKIEVFLHMHQLESGKLSRSQTYPLEPDDEVFLAIASTMEEMVDDDVDCYWLIRSFVNHLDAKYRDSQPHLPKAFEHYLNLEDNRLVTHLKTCYALDKLPYDLWFKKCFAGCLPESSLQRVWDKVVSGSCKILVFVAVEIFLTFKMKVMALNNADNIKAFLGKIPQDNTDAIVSKAIDLWHKHCGTPAHSV from the exons ATGGCAGAGGATTCTCAGAGAAACTTTCGCTCCATTTACTATGAAAAAGTCGGATTCCGTGGAGTCGAGGAGAAAAAATCCCTGGAGATCTTGCTGAAAGACGATCGTTTAG ATATTGAGAAGCTTTGCACGTTCAGTCAGAGGTTCCCTCTCCCATCCATGTACCGTATTCTTGTGTGGAAAGTACTTCTAG GAATACTCCCCCTGCACCAGGAGACTCACGCTCTGGTGATGATGTCAAGGAAGGAGCAATACTACAATTTACACCGTGCCCTTAAGGTTATCCGCTTCATCAACGAATCCACGCCCAAGATTGAGGTGTTTCTGCACATGCATCAGCTGGAGTCCGGGAAGCTCTCCCGAAGTCAGACATATCCCCTG GAGCCGGACGATGAGGTATTCCTGGCGATAGCCAGCACTATGGAGGAGATGGTGGACGATGATGTGGACTGTTACTGGCTCATCAGAAGTTTTGTAAATCATTTGGATGCCAAATATAGAGATTCACAGCCTCATTTG CCAAAGGCCTTTGAGCATTATCTGAATCTAGAGGATAACAGACTTGTCACACACCTTAAGACCTGCTACGCATTAGACAAACTTCCATATGATCTCTGGTTTAAAAAGTGTTTTGCTGGCTGTTTACCAGAATCCAGCTTACAGAG GGTATGGGACAAAGTTGTAAGCGGATCGTGCAAGATTCTTGTATTTGTTGCTGTTGAGATATTTTTAACTTTCAAGATGAAAGTCATGGCTTTGAATAATGCAGATAATATAAAAGCATTTCTGGGAAAA ATTCCTCAAGACAATACAGATGCAATAGTGAGCAAAGCAATAGATTTGTGGCATAAGCATTGCGGTACACCTGCCCATTCTGTATGA